A portion of the Edaphobacter lichenicola genome contains these proteins:
- a CDS encoding DUF2950 domain-containing protein, with protein sequence MKLYRRDWIAGFIVTTLLSFGAASALPQDSQVKSFPTYRAAADAFVSAVKAKDDAALKEILGAQAQDLLSSGDAVADENGRVGFLKGYEKAHAFVHDSPDSVTLTIGTTAWPLPFPIVKADGAWHFDALKGAQELAYRRIGENELAAIKVCRALRDAQKVYAETGHDGDPPGAYAQRIVSSPGKQNGLYWETKEGEEESPAGSLIADATSEGYDIQQGKKPVPFYGYYYRVLKSQGEHAIGGAKDYIKDGKMTGGFAIVAWPAEYGVGGSGVMTFVIGRSGMVYQKDLGQDTAAAVKAMTAYDPDSSWKIAR encoded by the coding sequence ATGAAGCTTTACAGACGTGATTGGATAGCTGGTTTTATCGTTACGACGCTGCTGAGTTTTGGTGCAGCGTCTGCGTTGCCGCAGGACTCGCAGGTGAAGAGTTTTCCGACGTATCGAGCGGCGGCGGATGCGTTTGTTTCGGCCGTCAAGGCTAAGGATGACGCAGCGTTGAAGGAGATTCTGGGCGCACAGGCTCAGGATCTGCTTTCGTCCGGCGATGCGGTTGCGGATGAGAATGGCAGAGTTGGTTTCCTGAAGGGTTACGAGAAGGCGCATGCGTTTGTGCACGACTCGCCGGATTCGGTGACGCTTACGATCGGAACGACTGCGTGGCCGCTGCCGTTTCCTATTGTGAAGGCGGATGGTGCGTGGCACTTCGATGCGTTGAAGGGTGCGCAGGAGCTGGCGTATCGGCGGATTGGAGAGAACGAACTGGCCGCGATTAAGGTATGCCGGGCTCTGCGCGATGCGCAGAAGGTGTATGCGGAGACAGGACATGACGGAGATCCTCCGGGTGCGTATGCACAGAGGATTGTGAGTTCGCCGGGTAAGCAGAACGGTCTTTATTGGGAGACGAAGGAGGGCGAAGAGGAGAGCCCGGCTGGCAGCTTGATTGCCGACGCCACCAGTGAAGGGTATGACATCCAGCAAGGAAAGAAGCCGGTACCGTTTTATGGGTACTACTATCGAGTGCTGAAGTCGCAGGGAGAGCACGCGATCGGTGGCGCGAAGGATTACATTAAGGACGGGAAGATGACGGGCGGGTTCGCGATTGTTGCGTGGCCAGCGGAGTATGGGGTCGGTGGCAGTGGCGTGATGACGTTTGTGATTGGACGAAGTGGAATGGTGTATCAGAAGGATCTTGGGCAGGATACGGCGGCGGCTGTGAAGGCGATGACCGCGTATGACCCGGATAGCTCCTGGAAGATTGCTCGCTAA
- the mfd gene encoding transcription-repair coupling factor: MVLPFVRELLADLEHSEAFERVRRHLSAGTGRRRVSGLTFTARALYLPFFVRAAAAPCVIIVADNKAAETLQAAVLAACELTGVLPPESVLRLPAHDVLPFENLSPHPEIQETRAATLWKIATGQAKLVIAPVEAACMKLFPRDYYRALTLHLKIGEEYMPDMLVEHLLSVGYTKVDVVEMPGQVTLRGGILDVYSPEMDRPVRIDFFGDEIESIRRFDPETQRSASTLDSALLLPLTETPVTEKLLTSINARLTRAGTAGAVIEGGEEPTELLTHVSSRTGEATIFPGWEFFAPVAGANLTLLDLLSASSSTPPRVFTEEPAMVKNQGERWWNKIEQRHERSGIGNLVRPEDIYLSPWDLDDRLHKFSGIELDQLGAVDVLDADRSDLSEVDFATRPTQRFHGAIPALIDAINTLMKQEARILLTAPNQGEVERLAGLLQEYQVPYRLGSRNEAPGSSTVYTESSYLGGNTIDLRTPVIVKTPIATGVQVLDLDRTTARQIVIFGAQDLIDDADVTARPVRRGKSKASAFISDFRDLAVGDYVVHVEHGIAQYCGLRVIEENDQPPLELMILEFADEAKLYVPLTRLDLIQKYRSSETGPPPELNKLGTQAWQKTKARVKKAMADMTGELLKLYAQRKAAVGTPFSPDTNMQHEFEDAFDFNETDDQLTAIADIKRDMESTQPMDRLLCGDVGYGKTEVAMRAAFKAVQDSKQVAVLTPTTVLSFQHFESFKKRFANFPVNIEMISRFRTAKEKKIILEKAEAGKIDILIGTHAVLSKDLKFQDLGLLIVDEEQRFGVRHKERLKQMRAAIDVLSMSATPIPRTLHMSLIGLRDMSVIETPPKDRMAIQTIVAKFDEKLIRTAVEMELERGGQVYFVHNRVETIYELASKIRELVPQARIVIGHGQLPEAELERVMLAFMNHEYDVLVATSIIENGLDIPLANTIIINRADRHGLSELYQLRGRVGRSNRRAYSYLLIPPETQLTEIARRRLAALKEFSDLGAGFKIAALDLELRGAGNMLGGEQSGHIEAIGFEMYTTMLEEAVRKMKGEEEKPAHANTVINLGISVRIDSDYIPEENQRLRMYKRIAGAQTQADLTDVRAELQDRYGTPPETVLNLLAAGEIRLQCEQLGISQLDRKRTQVELPNPNGNKKAPIKAFVEMLHVKFAAVNADQASLAQSSINPGMLMKLVSRNAKRGAQFTPQGTLRWPVPSAKAEDVLSETRALLDSLTTTPST, translated from the coding sequence ATGGTTCTTCCCTTCGTCCGCGAGCTCCTCGCAGACTTGGAGCATTCTGAGGCATTCGAGCGTGTACGCCGTCACTTAAGCGCAGGCACGGGGCGCAGACGTGTCTCTGGTCTGACCTTCACTGCCCGCGCCCTCTACCTTCCCTTCTTCGTCCGCGCCGCAGCAGCCCCCTGCGTCATCATCGTCGCCGACAACAAAGCCGCCGAAACCCTCCAGGCCGCGGTCCTCGCCGCCTGCGAGCTCACCGGAGTCCTCCCTCCCGAATCCGTCCTGCGTCTCCCCGCCCACGACGTCCTCCCCTTCGAAAACCTCTCTCCACACCCCGAAATTCAAGAGACCCGCGCCGCTACCCTTTGGAAGATAGCCACCGGCCAGGCCAAACTCGTCATCGCGCCAGTCGAAGCCGCCTGCATGAAGCTCTTCCCCCGCGACTACTACCGCGCTCTCACCCTACACCTCAAAATCGGCGAAGAGTACATGCCCGACATGCTCGTCGAGCACCTCCTCTCCGTCGGCTACACCAAAGTAGACGTAGTCGAGATGCCCGGCCAGGTCACCCTCCGCGGCGGCATCCTCGACGTCTACTCCCCCGAAATGGACCGACCCGTCCGCATCGACTTCTTCGGCGACGAGATCGAATCTATCCGCCGCTTCGACCCCGAAACCCAGCGCTCAGCCTCCACGCTCGACAGCGCACTTCTCCTCCCGCTCACAGAAACCCCCGTCACCGAAAAACTCCTCACCTCCATCAACGCTCGCCTCACCCGCGCAGGCACAGCCGGAGCGGTAATCGAAGGCGGCGAAGAACCCACCGAGCTTCTAACCCACGTCAGCTCCCGCACCGGCGAAGCCACCATCTTCCCCGGCTGGGAGTTCTTCGCTCCCGTCGCTGGCGCAAACCTAACCCTCCTCGATCTCCTCAGCGCATCAAGCTCCACACCACCACGCGTCTTCACTGAAGAGCCCGCCATGGTCAAAAACCAAGGCGAGCGCTGGTGGAACAAGATCGAGCAGCGCCATGAGCGCTCCGGCATCGGCAACCTCGTCCGTCCCGAGGACATCTACCTCTCCCCCTGGGATCTCGACGACCGCCTCCACAAGTTCTCCGGCATCGAACTCGACCAACTCGGCGCAGTCGATGTCCTCGACGCCGACCGCAGCGACCTCTCCGAAGTCGACTTCGCCACACGCCCCACACAACGCTTTCACGGTGCCATCCCCGCGCTGATCGACGCCATCAACACGCTCATGAAGCAGGAGGCCCGCATCCTCCTCACCGCGCCAAATCAAGGCGAAGTCGAACGCCTCGCCGGCCTCTTGCAGGAGTATCAGGTCCCCTACCGCCTTGGCTCGCGCAACGAAGCACCCGGCAGCTCCACCGTCTACACCGAATCCAGCTACCTCGGTGGAAACACCATCGACCTCCGCACGCCTGTCATCGTCAAAACCCCCATCGCCACCGGCGTTCAGGTCCTTGATCTCGACCGGACCACCGCCCGCCAGATCGTCATCTTCGGTGCGCAGGATTTAATCGACGACGCCGACGTCACCGCGCGCCCCGTTCGTCGCGGCAAATCCAAAGCATCCGCATTCATCTCCGACTTCCGCGACCTCGCCGTAGGAGACTACGTCGTTCACGTCGAACACGGCATCGCTCAATACTGCGGCCTCCGCGTCATCGAAGAAAACGACCAGCCACCACTCGAGCTCATGATCCTCGAGTTCGCCGACGAAGCAAAGCTCTACGTCCCGCTCACGCGTCTCGACCTCATCCAGAAATACCGCTCAAGCGAAACCGGCCCACCGCCCGAATTAAACAAACTCGGCACGCAAGCCTGGCAAAAGACCAAGGCCCGCGTAAAAAAAGCGATGGCCGACATGACCGGCGAGCTGCTCAAGCTCTACGCTCAGCGCAAAGCCGCCGTTGGAACGCCTTTCTCACCTGACACCAACATGCAGCACGAGTTCGAAGACGCCTTCGACTTCAACGAGACCGACGACCAGCTCACCGCCATCGCCGACATTAAACGCGATATGGAATCCACTCAGCCCATGGACCGACTCCTCTGCGGCGACGTCGGCTACGGCAAAACCGAAGTCGCCATGCGCGCCGCCTTCAAAGCGGTACAAGACAGCAAGCAGGTAGCGGTTCTAACCCCAACAACGGTCCTCAGCTTCCAGCACTTCGAGTCCTTCAAAAAGCGCTTCGCCAACTTCCCCGTCAACATCGAGATGATCTCTCGCTTCCGCACCGCTAAAGAGAAAAAGATCATCCTCGAAAAAGCCGAAGCCGGCAAGATCGACATCCTCATTGGCACTCACGCTGTTCTCTCGAAGGATTTAAAGTTTCAGGACCTCGGCCTCCTCATCGTCGACGAAGAGCAGCGCTTTGGCGTCCGCCACAAAGAGCGCCTCAAGCAGATGCGCGCCGCCATCGACGTGCTCTCTATGTCCGCAACACCCATCCCGCGCACGTTGCATATGTCACTCATTGGGTTACGTGATATGTCCGTCATCGAAACCCCACCCAAAGACCGCATGGCCATCCAGACCATCGTCGCCAAGTTCGACGAAAAGCTCATCCGCACCGCAGTCGAGATGGAGCTGGAGCGCGGTGGCCAGGTCTACTTCGTCCACAACCGCGTCGAGACCATCTACGAACTTGCGTCAAAGATTCGCGAACTAGTCCCACAGGCACGCATCGTCATCGGCCACGGCCAGCTCCCCGAAGCCGAACTCGAGCGCGTGATGCTCGCCTTCATGAACCACGAGTACGACGTCCTCGTCGCGACCTCCATCATCGAAAACGGCCTCGACATCCCTCTCGCCAACACGATCATCATCAACCGCGCCGACCGCCACGGCCTCAGCGAACTCTACCAACTCCGCGGTCGCGTAGGCCGCAGCAACCGCCGCGCCTATTCGTACTTACTAATCCCACCTGAGACCCAGCTCACCGAGATCGCCCGCCGCCGCCTCGCAGCACTCAAAGAGTTCTCCGACCTCGGAGCAGGCTTCAAAATTGCCGCCCTCGATCTCGAACTACGCGGAGCAGGCAACATGCTCGGCGGCGAGCAGTCCGGCCACATCGAAGCCATCGGCTTTGAGATGTACACCACCATGCTCGAAGAGGCCGTTCGCAAGATGAAGGGCGAGGAAGAAAAACCTGCCCACGCCAACACCGTCATCAACCTCGGCATCTCCGTCCGCATCGACTCGGACTACATCCCAGAAGAAAACCAGCGCCTCCGCATGTACAAGCGCATCGCAGGAGCCCAAACTCAAGCAGACCTCACCGACGTCCGCGCCGAACTGCAGGACCGCTACGGGACCCCACCCGAGACTGTCCTGAACCTTCTCGCAGCAGGTGAGATCCGCCTCCAATGCGAGCAACTGGGCATCTCCCAGCTCGACCGCAAGCGCACCCAGGTCGAACTCCCAAATCCAAACGGCAACAAAAAGGCCCCAATCAAAGCCTTCGTCGAGATGCTGCACGTCAAATTTGCCGCCGTCAACGCAGATCAGGCCTCACTCGCGCAATCATCCATCAATCCAGGCATGTTGATGAAGTTGGTCAGCCGCAACGCCAAGCGCGGCGCACAGTTCACACCTCAAGGCACACTCCGCTGGCCCGTCCCCTCCGCCAAAGCCGAAGACGTCCTCAGCGAAACCCGCGCACTCCTCGACTCCCTCACCACCACTCCATCGACCTAA